In Glandiceps talaboti chromosome 14, keGlaTala1.1, whole genome shotgun sequence, a single genomic region encodes these proteins:
- the LOC144445713 gene encoding uncharacterized protein LOC144445713, translating to MGDISQSSPSSQQIPPSANPVQMVAGAIPRSSPSSQQISPSANPVLEPQDTVPVPISSAPHFTPYHPPGIQYYNQAGNYPAESIPSQSYRYPYQVMPPTSGMFPQYQSPQMVLPQSQMYNPYSNVPPSGNGMGYTPSMVPENYQIQQGQYPPHMYLPQPQNTWYPQQQSPWEPPLSQHQGSPEFTPLQTIQSQEVSNGHYHGNIAMAENSCYAPSKDQSDIDAVSIASTVTDSMSTLSVDESDTASLSETPMKTKQESTDSGASIKDLTTSRKKRVKPEKKFSLFPCYLPDDYKLPETLWPERRSANEEEITVKFELFPVKPRGFFERLLVRCHWKEVHIPFLQVYRKDVILRERAVDALISIQHENDEDLILKTRSIKTNVSRVNMWHLILKVYGLISTVLELWPGVRFESYTLCPSCLDSGIQQPYPFEFNLPGADKSETTYKYYSEPQQCRGQGYCGRKIEFGLVQPISKDETDSRGEIPIQNYYNFQHCHGLMFQCKDSTQNISIPKTP from the exons ATGGGAGACATATCGCAGTCTTCTCCATCAAGTCAACAGATTCCACCATCAGCCAACCCAGTTCAGATGGTGGCGGGAGCCATACCGCGGTCTTCTCCATCAAGTCAACAGATTTCACCATCAGCCAACCCAGTTCTGGAACCCCAGGACACGGTACCTGTGCCAATCAGTTCTGCACCTCATTTCACACCCTACCACCCCCCAGGGATACAATACTACAACCAAGCTGGTAACTATCCAGCAGAAAGCATTCCATCTCAGTCGTACAGATATCCATACCAAGTCATGCCACCAACCTCCGGAATGTTTCCCCAGTACCAATCACCTCAAATGGTTTTACCTCAATCCCAAATGTATAATCCGTACTCCAATGTACCACCTTCTGGGAATGGAATGGGATATACTCCATCAATGGTCCCAGAAAACTACCAGATACAACAAGGACAATATCCCCCACACATGTACCTACCACAACCACAGAATACATGGTACCCACAGCAACAGTCACCATGGGAACCACCACTATCACAACATCAAGGAAGTCCTGAATTTACTCCTCTCCAGACAATTCAAAGTCAAGAAGTATCTAATGgtcattaccatggcaacatagcAATGGCAGAGAACAGTTGTTATGCTCCATCCAAAGACCAGAGTGATATTGATGCTGTTTCCATTGCATCTACTGTAACTGATTCAATGTCTACCCTTTCTGTGGATGAAAGTGATACTGCTTCATTGTCAGAGACACcgatgaaaacaaaacaagaatcGACTGATTCTGGTGCTAGCATCAAAGATTTAACAACATCTAGAAAGAAGAGAGTTAAACCAGAGAAGAAGTTTTCTCTCTTTCCATGCTACCTTCCTGATGACTATAAACTCCCGGAAACACTCTGGCCGGAAAGAAGATCTGCTAATGAAGAAGAAATTACGGTGAAATTTGAGTTATTTCCAGTCAAGCCACGTGGCTTCTTTGAAAGATTATTGGTTCGTTGTCACTGGAAGGAAGTACATATTCCTTTTTTACAAGTCTATCGTAAAGATGTCATTCTAAGAGAACGAGCTGTTGATGCCCTCATTTCTATCCAGCATGAAAACGATGAAGatttaatattgaaaacaagaaGCATCAAAA CCAATGTGAGCAGAGTCAACATGTGGCATTTGATACTGAAAGTGTATGGTTTAATATCTACAGTGTTAGAACTATGGCCGGGTGTTCGTTTTGAGTCCTACACTCTCTGTCCATCATGTCTGGATAGTGGGATCCAACAACCATACCCATTTGAATTCAACTTACCTGGAGCTGACAAATCTGAAACTACTTACAA GTATTATAGTGAACCCCAACAATGTAGAGGTCAAGGTTACTGTGGTAGGAAAATAGAATTTGGATTGGTCCAACCCATCAGTAAAG ATGAAACTGACAGTCGTGGTGAAATTCCAATCCAGAACTATTACAACTTCCAACATTGCCATGGGCTTATGTTTCAATGCAAAGACAGCACACAGAATATATCTATTCCTAAAACACCTTAG